Genomic DNA from Procambarus clarkii isolate CNS0578487 chromosome 34, FALCON_Pclarkii_2.0, whole genome shotgun sequence:
TATGTTACGTATCCCTAGTTGGATACTCACAATATttcataataaataaattatttaattatgtttcttcatatatatgtgtatgcttTTTTGAAAAGTGTAGTTGGACATGGCAACGTCAATTGAGGACGTGGATTGCTTGGTTAAAGTAGACTTCAAGTGCACAGGTACGGGGCCTGTAAGCTTGGTGGGCAAGTATTTGCCAGACGTATTCACTGGTGGAGTGGCCAGATGTCACCCCCTTTAATAATTCATACCTTAATATTTATCTTATATACATTTATTGTATTTTTATTAATGCCATTTGCATGTTGAGAATTatattttatttcattttatgTCTGTGTTAGCACGATTACATTTCTCATTTAATTATTtgtaaattatataaattaatcgcCTGCCATCCCttgagggaggggggaagtgtGGTTTTTGTGCCCTTGAGCATCAGAAGTTGAGAGACCATCATCTGGGATACTTCGTTTTGATAAGTCATTTGTTCTGTTTTATTGTTTCGTAGGGTACATATGTTTGTCTGCGGAGATTTTCTTATATATTTAAAGTCAGTTAATTCTCTCGTGTTACTGAAGTGAATACCATTTGTTTAATATTAAAAACGTGCataataatttttgtttaataattatataatattgtataaatTTGTATGTGCATGTTTATTTCACCTGATCTTTTAAATTTATATTTCTGTCTTACATAGGTGCACTCTGGTGTTGATTTTTGTTTATTGATAGTAAACTTGCCCTAGACCAGAAATTATATCACTTTACCTTGCAACACGAGCTCTGCGAACTAGCTAAGTAATACCAGCCACCCACCTGTTGCCAGCCAaccagctgttgcccgtcacccagctgttgcctgccacccagctgttgcccgccaaccagctgttgcctgccacccagctggTGCCTGCCAACCAGCTGTAGCCCGCCAAccagctgttgccagccacccagctgttgccagccaaccagctgttgccagccacccagctgttgccagccacccagTTGTTGCCAGCCAAccagctgttgccagccacccagctgttgccagccacccagATGCTGcacgccacccagctgttgccccccCCACCCAGATATTGCCTGCCACCCTGCTGTTGCCAGCCatccagctgttgcccgccacccagctgttgcccgccacccagctgttgcccgccacccagctgttacccgccacccagctgttgcccgccacccagctgttgccagccacccCGCTGTTGCCCGCCAaccagctgttgcctgccacccagctgttgcctgccacccagctgttgcccgccaacCAGCTGTTaccagccacccagctgttgccagccacccagctgttgccagccaACCAGCTGTTgtcagccacccagctgttgccagccaTCCAGATGCTGcacgccacccagctgttgccccccccccccaccctgctaTTGCCTGCCACCCTGCTGTTGCCAGCCatccagctgttgcccgccacccagctgttgcccgccacccagctgttgcccgccacccagctgttgcccgccacccagctgttgccagccacccagctgttgccagcgACCCACCTGTTGCCCGCCACAtagctgttgcctgccacccagctgttgccagccacccagctgttgcctgccaccctGCTGTTGCCAGCCatccagctgttgcccgccacccagaTGCTGCCCGCCActcagctgttgcccgccactcagctgttgccagccacccagctgttgccagcaacccagctgttgccagccacctagctgttgccagccacccagctgttgccagccacccagctgttgcctgccacccagctgttgctcgccacccagctgttgcctgccaccccAGCTGTTGTCCGCCACCTAGCTGTTGCCTGCAACCCAGCAGTTgctcgccacccagctgttgaccgccacccagctgttgcctgccaccctgctagtgcccgccacccagctgttgcctgcaACCCAGCTGtggcctgccacccagctgttgcctgcaACCCTGCTGTTGCCCACCACCCAGCTtttgcctgccacccagctgttgccaccCACCTAGCTGTTGCCCGCCTcccagctgttgcctgccaccctGCCGTTGCCCGTCATCCAGCTGTTGGCAGCCACCCAACTGCTGCCCGCCACCCAGCGgtcgcccgccacccagctgttgcctcacACCCTGCTGTGGCTCGcctcccagctgttgcccgccacccagctgttgcccgccacccagctgtagcccgccacccagctgttgcccgccacacAGCTgtagcccgccacccagctgtagcccgccacccagctgttgcccgccacccagctgtagcccgccacccagctgtggcTCGCCTCCCAGCTGTTGCTCGCCACCCAGATTtttcccgccacccagctgtagcccgccacccagctgttgcccgccacccagctgttgcccgcaactcagctgttgcccgccacccagctgttgcccgccacccagctgtagccagccacccagctgttgcctgcaaccaagctgttgcccgccacccagctgttgcccgtcacccagctgttgcctgccacccagctgttgcccgcaacccagctgttgcccgccacccagctgttgcccgtcacccagctgttgcccgcaaCCCAGCTgtagcccgccacccagctgttgcccgccacccagctgttgcccgccacccagctgttgcctgccacccagctgttgcccgccactcagctgttgcccgccactcagctgttgcccgccacccagctgttgcctgcaACCCAGCTGtggcctgccacccagctgttgcctgcaACCCTGCTTCTGCCCACCACCCAGCTTttgccagccacccagctgttgccaccCACCTAGCTGTTGCCCGCCTcccagctgttgcctgccaccctGCCGTTGCCCGTCATCCAGCTGTTGGCAGCCGCCCAACTGCTGCCCGCCACCCAGCGgtcgcccgccacccagctgttgcctgacACCCTGCTGTGGCTCGcctcccagctgttgcccgccacccagctgttgcccgccacccagctgtagcccgccacccagctgttgcccgccacacAGCTgtagcccgccacccagctgtagcccgccacccagctgttgcccgccacccagctgtagcccgccacccagctgtggcTCGcctcccagctgttgcccgccacccagatttttcccgccacccagctgtagcccgccacccagctgttgcccgccacccagctgttgcccgcaactcagctgttgcccgccacccagctgttgcccgccacccagctgtagccagccacccagctgttgcccgcaacccagctgttgcccgccacccagctgttgcccgtcacccagctgttgcctgccacccagctgttgcccgcaacccagctgttgcccgccacccagctgttgcccgtcacccagctgttgcccgcaaCCCAGATgtagcccgccacccagctgttgcccgccacccagctgttgcccgccacccagctgttgcctgccacccagctgttgcccgccactcagctgttgcccgccactcagctgttgcccgccacccagctgttgcccgccacccagctgttgcccgcaacccagctgttgcccgccacccagctgttgcccgtcacccagctgttgcctgccacccagctgtttgCAGCCACTCAGCTGTTcccagccacccagctgttgaacgtcacccacctgttgcccgccacccagctgtttgcagccacccagctgttgccagccacccagctgttgcccgtcacccagctgttgccagccacccagctgttgcccgtcacccagctgttgcccgccacccagctgttgcccgtcacccagctgttgcccgccacccagctgtttgcagccacccagctgttgccagccacccagctgttgcccgtcacccagctgttgccagccacccaACTGTTGCCCGTCACATagctgttgccagccacccagctgttgcccgtcacccagctgttgcccgtcacccagctgttgccagccacccagctgttgcccgtcatccagctgttgccagccacccagctgttgcccgtcacccagctgttactcgccacccagctgttggcagccacccagctgttgcccgtcacccagctgttgcccgtcacccagctgttgcctgccacccagctgtttgcagccacccagctgttgcccgccaccctgctgttgcccgtcacccagctgttgcccgtcacccagctgttgccagccacccagctgttgcccgtcacccagctgttgctcgccacccagctgttgcctgccacccagctgttgcccgtcacccagctgttgcccgtcacctagctgttgccagccacccagcggttgccagccacccagctgttgcccgtcacccagctgttgctcgcCACACAGCTGTTGCccaccacccagctgttgcccgtcacccagctgttgctcgcCAACCAGCTGTTGCCcttcacccagctgttgcccgtcacccagctgttgccagccacccagctgttgcctgccacccagctgtttgCAGCCACctagctgttgcccgccacccagctgttgcccgtcacccagctgttgccagccacccagctgttgccagccacccagctgttgcccgtcacccagctgttgctcgcCACACAGCTGTTGCccaccacccagctgttgcccgtcacccagctgttgctcgccaaccagctgttgcccgtcacccagctgttgcccgtcacccagctgttgccagccacccagctgttgcccgtcacccagctgttgctcgccacccagctgttgcccaccacccagctgttgcccgtcacccagctgttgctcgccaaccagctgttgccagccacccagctgttgcccgtcacccagctgttgctcgccaaccagctgttgcccgtcacccagctgttgcccgtcacccagctgttgccagccacccagctgttgcctgtcACTCAGCTGTTtgcagccacccagctgttgcccgtcacccagctgttgcccgtcacctagctgttgcccgccacccagctgttgcccgccacccagctgttgccagccacccagctgttgcccgccacccagctgttgccagccacccagctgtttgcagccacccagctgttgcccgcctcGCAGCTGTAaccagccacccagctgttgctcgcCACCCAGCAgtagcccgccacccagctgttgcccgccacccagctgttgcccgtcacccagctgttgcccgccacccagcaattgctcgccacccagctgttgcctgccacccagctgtcgcccgccacccagctgttgcccgccacccagctgttgcctgccacccagctgtagccagctACCCAGCTgtcgcccgccacccagctgttgcccgccacccagctgttgcctgccacccagctgtagccagctACCCAGCTgtcgcccgccacccagctgtcgcccgccacccagctgtcgcCCTCCACtcagctgttgcctgccacccagctgtcgcccgccacccagctgttgcctgccacccagctgtagccagctacccagctgttgcccgccacccaactgttgcccgccacccagctgttgcctgccacccagctgtagccagctACCCAGCTgtcgcccgccacccagctgtcgcCCGCCACtcagctgttgcctgccacccagctgttgctcgccacccagctgttgcctgccacccagctgtagccagctACCCAGCTgtcgcccgccacccagctgtcgcccgccacccagctgtcgcCCGCCACCCAGTTgtcgcccgccacccagctgtcgcCCT
This window encodes:
- the LOC138371014 gene encoding uncharacterized protein, with protein sequence MATSIEDVDCLVKVDFKCTGTGPLSNTSHPPVASQPAVARHPAVACHPAVARQPAVACHPAGACQPAVARQPAVASHPAVASQPAVASHPAVASHPVVASQPAVASHPAVASHPDAARHPAVAPPTQILPATLLLPAIQLLPATQLLPATQLLPATQLLPATQLLPATQLLPATPLLPANQLLPATQLLPATQLLPANQLLPATQLLPATQLLPANQLLSATQLLPAIQMLHATQLLPPPPTLLLPATLLLPAIQLLPATQLLPATQLLPATQLLPATQLLPATQLLPLLLATQLLPATPAVVRHLAVACNPAVARHPAVDRHPAVACHPASARHPAVACNPAVACHPAVACNPAVAHHPAFACHPAVATHLAVARLPAVACHPAVARHPAVGSHPTAARHPAVARHPAVASHPAVARLPAVARHPAVARHPAVARHPAVARHTAVARHPAVARHPAVARHPAVARHPAVARLPAVARHPDFSRHPAVARHPAVARHPAVAPVARHPAVARHPAVACHPAVASYPAVARHPAVARHPAVACHPAVASYPAVARHPAVARHPAVALHSAVACHPAVARHPAVACHPAVASYPAVARHPTVARHPAVACHPAVASYPAVARHPAVARHSAVACHPAVARHPAVACHPAVASYPAVARHPAVARHPAVARHPVVARHPAVALHSAVACHPAVARHPAVARHSAVACHPAVACHPAVARHPAVARHSAVACHPAVACHPVVARHPAVARHSAVACHPAVARHPAVAAMVHLIYQPASATQCTPCVTCMLPHEVLA